Within Eremothecium cymbalariae DBVPG#7215 chromosome 3, complete sequence, the genomic segment CTATGGATACTGTGAACACGGAGAAGATAAATGAATCTTTAATGCATCTATCGCCAATAGAACAGAATTTAGATCTTCGAGACTTCATATATGTATCACCGACTGATCTGACTTTTTTGAACCTATTAACGTTTGATACCCAAGCCAATAAGAGGCCTGCATCATTTGTTTCTGGAACACctttaattaatttatttCAGCTCTCTTGGAGAAACTCAAGCTGGATTGAGCTGTATGATACCTTGAAAACTTATGATCCAATACAAATCCTGTGCAATAATAGAACTCCGGTTGATGCTACGTCAATATCACTTGATAATCCTCAATTATTGAACTTTGTTTGGACAATGACTAGAGTAACATTGGGCTGTGGaaattttataattttccCGCAAGAACGTTTCGATAGGTTAGTTGAACTGTACCTGAATCTCGCTGAGAAACATCCTGTTGTTGAGCAAGCGATAATGTATGATGTAGCCCTGCTTATgaaagatatttatttcaagaaCGATTTTAAGGATTATTCACACATATGGGACCGTTATGTTAGGATGCCAAGCTTAAAGCCATGTTTGGATACTTTGCAACACCGAATTAATAAAACGACGGAGTTTTCTGAGCTGGTTGCCCTTGCTTTTACAGTCGTTTTATTGTTTGCAGCCAATAGTACATATCGCAATGCAGAGTGGAGAACACATCTGAAGGGTAGTTGGCATATGTTACAATCTGCTGTGGAATTTATACCGACGCACACTATCACCTTTTCCGACCAAAATTGTATTGATCTGTATGAACTTCTAAAGGACTGGTTCTGTCATGCAGAAATATTGGCCTGCATCACTTCCGATAACGGTGGTTCAATCATGACGACGTCAGAATTACATAACCTACTTTCAAATGCTCCTTACTCGAGACATAACGTCCTAGGTGGCAATTATGACTTAATCAGAGGATATTTGACTGCTTTGTTTCCAATCTTCACTAGAATAACTCTAAAGCTGCTGGATCTAAAGTCGCGCGGTGTGCTGCTTCATGGAACGAACATAGTAAGGTTTCTCCTGGTTGACCgtaatgaagaaattgcATTGGAACTAAGGGAGTTCGGTCTGTCACTGTTGCACGAATTGCAAATGTCTAAGATCAATGACCAAGAGTTACGAGAAGTTGTGAGTGATGTCTCAGATCTTCGCTTGCAATTCTCCATGAAAAATTCTGCAAAAGTATACTACATGGCACTAGAGCTATATCTCAAGGTATTTTTCGTTCGCATACCGTTAAACTCCATCGAACTAGTTGATTCGTTAGAACAAGTGTTAGAAACTTTGTACGCCATGCCCTATTACACCACTACAAGTGTGGCTTGTCATTGGGGCATTTACCTAAGTGGTTTGGTTTCCGCGCTAATCGGCCAAAAAAACATACACACGCATTTTATAGATATTCTGTCGAAGCTGGCCTCAAATGGGATGATCGTTGCTGCAAATTCGATCACTAGGTTAACTTATATCTCACGGGCTCTAGATACCAATAACTACAAAGCACTTGTTAATCCATCACATGATTATATCGTTTATTGACTATCCTATATATCCTGTATATGAATAACGGATTCCTCACCTTATGCTATATCGCGTTTATATCTTTTGCTGTAATACTCTGGTACTTTAGGAACTCATCATGAATCCATAAATGATATCCTTTTCGGACATAACCAACGTAATAAAAGTGCCCATCGGAATTGAAAATCGGCGCCGCTGACCATTTCATTTCTACAATATGAACCACACTACTAATGATGGttttccaaaattccaaatatacTTAGAAATTCTGGACCAATTTCAAGAAAGGTTACACTAAAAGCTCTGATAGCTACATAAATTACTTAAAGTCCCTCATTCTTAACAGTCCATCATGATTGGCACGCTCCGTCGGAGAAATTCCTGCGCAATTTTTCCTAACACTTATAAACAAGGGACTTGACTTTTTATAGTATCTAAATAACGCTTAAATGGTTACAGGccaaattccaagaaactGCTAGGCAACTGCTTATAACTATGCACAGATCCAATAATCATAGATTAATGATGTAATAATCCGCTGTTATAAGTGTTTCTGAATTCCGAAGACCGCGATAGATGCCTTGTTGGGAAAAACTTCCACTacgaggaagaagaaatcagGGCACATTTATATACGCAAACCATGACACTTAACTACATGTTATAAAAGTGATAACAAACACAAAAAGTGTGTTATGGCACATCATATAAGTTTACAATAAAAGTTTACTGCATAATGACATCTAATAGGAAGTTGCGCGTTGGTGTTGATGTTGGAGGGACGAATTCTGACCTTGTAGTGGTTGACCCATACAGACTACATGAGCCGGACAGAGGTATTTTAGCATGGCATAAGTCGGTTACTACTGAGGATATTTCAGAAGGTATTGAAAAAGCAATGAGGACTGTACTAGACACCCCCCTTAATGATATTAAGAAGGAAGATATTGTGTCCTTGACAATTGGAACCACACACTTTATAAATGCAGTTATAGAAAGGGATACGTCTAGGCTAGAAAAGGTTGCGGTTTTGAGGCTTTGTGGACCTTATGCGGAAAGTCTTCCTCCTTTTGGTGATTTCCCTGATGATTTAGAAGAGATAATCAATGGTTATATTGCAAATGTTGATGGTGGGTCACAAGTTGATGGTGCTGATATTCGACCATTAGACGAAGAAGGAATTAGACGGCATTGCATGGAAATAAAGAAACTTGGGATTCATGCGGTAGCTGTAGTAGCgactttttcaaatctcAATAATACTCATGAATTGAGAGCGgaaaaaattataaagGAAGAAATACCGGGTATCGAAGTGGTATTGTCTCATACGATTTCCAGCATTGGCTTTGTTGAAAGGGAAAATGCCGCAATTTTAAATGCATCTATTAGGCGTTTTGGCCGTAAAATTATTTCTTCCTTTGTCCGGGCTACAAGGAAGATAGGTTTGAATTGTTCCGTGTTGCTTTCTCAGAACGATGGTACTGTTTTGTCAGCTAAGGACGCCTTAGAAGCCACTATACGTACCTTTTGTTCAGGGGCGACTAATTCGATGAAAGGAGCTGCAATTCTATGTTCAGGAGACCCAGAAGTACGTAATCATGATGTGATAGTTTGCGATATTGGCGGTACGACTACAGATGTAGGCCAACTACTTTCATCAGGGTTTCCAAGAGAATCGGCAACTTATTCATATGTTGGAGGCGTAAAGATGAATTTCTCGATGCCACATGTTTTAAGTGTTGGGTTAGGTGGAGGTTCTATTGTTAGATATGACAATAATAGTGTGACGGTCGGGCCTGATTCAACAGGTGCGGATATTGTTACTGACTCCATTTTATTTGGAGGGAATGTTACTACTGCTTCTGATCTCGCTGTTGCATGCATAGTTGATTCAGATGGTGTTGAAGCACTTGGAAATTCTTACAATATGGGAGATCCGTTGGCTGTTCAAAATCGTTTTGATAGTAAGTCTAAGAAATTATTCCAGGATTTAATATCTCAGAAACTAGAGCTGGCGATTGATCGTATGAAAACATCTCCTGATCCAATTCCTGTGATATTTGTTGGAGGGGGTTCTTATCTCGCTCCACCTGTTATAAAGGGAGCTTCAAAGGTTATCAGGCCACCATTTTATCAAGTAGCGAACGCTATTGGTGCTGCATTAGCCGCAATTTCAGCAGACAGCCACGAAGTAAAAATACTAAAAGATGAGGTATCTgaaaaagaacaagcaATCAATAATTTGCTTGATAAAGCTAAAAGCACGGCTATTTCTAAGGGTGCACTTCCAGAATCTATCCGTGTGGCGAACGTCGTCTTTGAGGCTGTTCCATATGTCGATAACTTCTATTCACTTCAAGTCAAGGTGGTCGGTGAAGTCGATTATAGCAGGACATTAGACTTTACCCATACTGCTGTGGATATCTCTGAAGACTCTGTGATACCCAAAATACCTAGAAATGCAAAAGTGTCACGTGTGGAGACACGTTCGTTTGATTATGCAAGTTACAGGCCCAATGTCCATAACGGTGAGTGGATTTTATCAGAGCCTGATATCATATTTATTAGCATTGGTTCTTACATTCTTGGTTGCGGAGGTGGAGGAGATCCAAATTCAGAAGCTATTGAATTAAAGAgaataattaaaaatggTGGCATTATAAAGGTCCTAACTTTAGATGAATTTGACAAAAGAACAAATGGACAGGGGAGAGCCATCAACGTTGGATACTGCGGTTCGCCCGTGATATCTGGGGAACGCTTACATGCTAATGAGATTCTTGAAGCCGTCAAATTGATCGAGAGATGGGAAGCGAGAAAAACTGATGCAGTATTTATGTTTGAAATAGGGGGGTGTAATGGCTTGTCTGCATTATGGACTGCTTATAAGAGGCAGTTGCCTTGTATTGATTTAGACCTAATGGGAAGAGCTTATCCTACTCAATGGCAATCATTGCCTTCGGTTTACAACAATTTAAAAGGATATCCATTTCTAGCTTTGGCAGATGGTAATGGTATGTCCCTTATGTTGACTGATGCCATAGATGATGTTCAAATGGAGAACTTAGTTCGTGATGCAATGAATAACAACGGAGTGCAATGCGCTTTGGTGGGTCCATCTATGGGTATACAGCAAATGAGAGCAGAAACCGTTGCAAATCCATTATCGTTAGCTTGGAGAATAGGTAGAGCGGTAAAAATTGCTAACCTTAATAGTGATACGGATAATCTACCCTCCTACATCATTGAAGCTGCTGGGGGGGCTCTTTCTGCAAAGTGTCTATTCAGGGGTAAAATAATTAGTTTTGAACGTAAATTGGAACGAGGCTATGGGTATGGTGTTGTGGTATTAGAAACtttggatgatgaaaaatcaaaattccGAATTCCATTCAAAAACGAAAATATCGTAGTTTATAAGgttgaaaaagatggaACTGAGATTCCTATATGCTCTGTTCCTGATTTAATAACACTAATTGACCAAGATGGTAGTGCAGTAGGCACACAGGATTATAGATACGGGTTGTTGGTATGGGTTATGGCTTTTGCACCTTCTGATAAATGGCAGACTCCTAAGGGCATCGAATTAGGGGGTCCTTTGGGTTTTGGCAAAGCTTTTGAACACATTAAATACAACCCAATCGGTGAACATGTCCCAATAAGGACAGTTGCAGATGAATTCAATCAAACTCACACATAGCAGAAATATGACATTTTGGCTTTGACTTGTACAAGAGATTTCTATCAATTAGTTGCTAAACCACTGAATATCTTGCATTGCATTCTGATGGTTATTTCCTATTACGAAAACTACAAATTTCTGTCTCCCATATGGAAagttatataatatataaataatcatattcagaagaactttTACATAATTTCCCTTTAGCATTATGAGAAATGTATACCAACTTGATGAAAAGCGtacaataattttaaaaagtcaGTCTGATCACATTTGCCAGCTCTCTTTTCTCCCAAGCCAGTCTGTTCCAACACAGTTGTGATTTTTTGCCTTACGGCATCAGCCATGGAACCCTTTGTATCATCCGCAATAACATCGTTGGTGGATGCCAAAAAAGctttgtaatttttttctaaTATCTCTAAAACAGTTGTTGATTTAAATCCAGCAGCAATAGTCCTGTTTTTTctaacaaaaacaattctAAGTAAACCATCCCATTCATTAAAATCTACTTGTGGTCTTGGATTTTTTATCTCAATTCTAACAACACTTGATTCAACTTGAGGTGGTGGTCTGAAATTGTTCTTCCCGACTTTCATAATATGCATTACATTGGCCCACATTTGGACGTTGGCAGATAGCCTGCAATACAAGGAATCACCTGGCCTAGCCAGTAATCTCATAGCAAACTCTCGTTGAAACATCAGTATGGAAACCCTAGGCGGACGTGGCTGATTTATAAGCTTAAAAACGAGTGGAGACGAAATCTGATAAGGGGTATTACTAATGCATACATCAAAATAGGGTAGTTCAGTTTTCGTAAAATCACCTAATATAATTTccagttttttttctgcAGCAGTGCCATGAACTCTTTTAGTTAACTCAGCAGCCATTCTAGGATCAAACTCAACCGCAACCACCTTTCTGGCCTTTTCGAGAATACGAGTAGTTAAGTTACCTGTACCGGGACCAACTTCAAGGACAATATCTGAAGGTTTTATTTGCGCCTTGTCAACAATGCCTTGTGCAACCAATGGgttcttcaatatatgtTGTCCTAAATCTGTATTGAATTTAAAGACTGCATTTAGATGCTTTTCTGCAGCAACTTCCTTTCCATTGGAAGTGCCAGAATAGCTCTTCTTTGATGCTTTACCCATTAACAATCTGCTGTTCCTAATATATGTTATTCCCTAGATCACCCTATTACTTATACATTGCAAACgatgatgagatgatgCAGAAAGACTTCCGAAAATTTTTGTCTATATCGTTTCTTTTCATGAAGTgaaaaaatccaaaattaTCCCTCCTAAAATAAAGACGTTCgaaactttaaaatcattctttttttatcttaGCTAACATTCCTTAAAGCTGATTAACTGGATATTCTAATTTTGTAGTTTTAGTTACTTGCTGCAATTTGTTTCTATCTTCATGGATTGCAAACTCCAGTTTTCGCACGGCCTTCTTGTCTTCACAAATATCCTCTGTCGTCTGTGATCTAGTTTTACGACCCTTGCTTCTTTTCAGCGTATTGGTAGAGAAATACTGCTTTAAAACGTAATTTCTTGGTGGTGTAACAAAGCTGGGAAGTTTAGTAGGATGGCCAATGTGTAACGTaagttgttttttcttcatAGAGCCCTTGTACTGAATATACCCAGCATACTCATCGATACTCAGATCACCTAAAGCATGTCTATGCTTCTTTCTTATAGCCTTAGTGCTCCTTTTCGGACTTATATCTTGTTCTAAGTTTTCCTTAACACTCTCtgcatcattttcatcttgAATTCTTTCCTTGGCTATTAATACCTGGTTCATGAGCACTAATGTTCGTTCTTCCGGAGTCTCCTTGTGAAAGGTAAACTGGTTAACAGTTTTAAGTGGTGATCCTGAACTTTCTTTAATTGGACTTCGGCGTTGAGCCTCCAGCTCATGGCCTGTTTGTTTTGGTGACCCCTGACTGCTGCTCACTTTCTCCTTGCGCACACTACTTTTCGcattaatatttttctgTGTAAGTACACTCCTCTTCTTAATTGGCGATTGGTCGATCATTAACAACCACTATAAACCCTTATTCTGTCTATAAGTATCTGTTATTCCAACAAAATAAGACCCTAAATCCCTTGACTGAGTGATTAATATGTTGTATGTTAGGTATATTCACCATTAATATGttaattatatatgtatattatatgctTCCAAGTAAGTAAGCGTTTCCGAAAGATTTTAAAATCCCACGCGAAAAACAATATATGTTACCATTGACTTTCGCGAACCCGTGTTCGAACACCAAATGGTAATTGCTACAACGGTTGCTTCTCAAAGATTATATATTTGGCTCAGTAATGCTATAGttgtatttgatgaaaaggGTAGAAAATATGAACTTTTCTCCTGTCATACTGTATAGGGGGATATTCCTGTAGCCCTTCTTTAAGTAATTTAATCTTATGCAACATGTACCAAGGTTTAGATCACCATTTTTAACAGTAAATCTGATAAAATTGAAGCTTGTATTCTGGAGGACCGCGGTTATAGTTGTTTTCCATACAGGATTAAACCCAACATCCTTGCATGGCTTGGTCAAGCCTTGTGTAAATGTTGCAGTATGGCCATTTTGGTTCACTTTTATAGACCCTATTAGACCATCGCCGATTATGTCTGTAACGACGAAAGGTGCAAATGTAATCCCGGTATCCTTGTTGAtgctttttaattttggtAATAATTGTGCGGATATTATATCTATTGTAATACTAATTTTGGAAGTCGCGGattcatatatttttaaaaggtCCTTAGTCTTTGAAACTTGCTTTAGTAAATAATCCGGTTTGCGGACATATCCTGGGTGCCACGGAAACTCTTTATGGTCAAAACTTCCAAACATTGCTTGATTTACTTGCTGTCCAAGGTCATAAGTTTGCCAATTAGTTGCTACCATTTGGACACCAACTTTCCAGCATTTTATAGGATCAAAATTAGATGATTTGTATCGAAGTGCATGAGGATAAGTCCTCATTAAATGCCGTCGGTTATGTTTATCAATTGCTAATCTTTGGTTCTCATCTTTGCAAAGATTATCAAACTTTCTCTCGctcaaagaaaaacaatGAGTTGGGGTTTTAGATTCTGGGAGAGAAAAGTTGCGAAATTGTATTCCATGAACTGCtgaaagttttaaaattgCATCTATCACGCaaactttctttttggtGAAGCTTATGCCCGGTATGGGCTGTCTCCTTTTCCAGTAAGGACTTGAACTAAATGATGTGTCATATTCAGATTCACATGAACTTTTAGAGGATGCTGAATGACTTGGACTGTCCGAAGTTACTGTATCTAAGTTCCATTTCGGCTTTTTGCTTTTGAGAAGGATTTTATGTTTTAACTCCATGGGGCTAGGTAATGCACCAAAGGAATTGCCCATATATAATAGTGATCCCAATAGTTCTTCAAACAGCCTAGCTATTAGGAACTGACCTTCAGAGCGACAGTGGATTTCCAAAGAAAGAACTAAAGGATATGGGGAGGTAATAAAAGCATACTTTCTGATTACCTCAATAACGTTTCTTAGAGGAATGGATGATGTTAACTTACCATGGCATACCACGGGACCGTCATCTCCATCCCATATATCTATTTCCAAAGAACGACAACCTTTTTGTAGTGCCTGAATGTATCCTTCAACACTAGCCATACCCCCAACCTGATTTCCTAAAATATAAGTGTTATGGGACGAAgatataaaatattcatttaGGGGTCTTGTGTAATCCTCCTTGACTTCCTTAAGATATCGCTGAGAGGATAGAAATTTTAGAAGTAAATCTTCATCCATTATACCATCAATTGAGTACTTCTCAAAGATTTTTTCTGTCAAATGTCTGCTAATAGACTCCCCTTGTATGTCGATCAAAAAATTGtagaatttttcaaagtcaAGCACACTCCCAGGCTTAGATATGTCACGCCATATTTCAGTAATGTCATTTCGTCTTGTTAATAATTTGATGAATAGCTGAAAttctttcaaattcaataaaCCATTGCGATTAATGTCTGCAAGTTTAAAAAACCGTTCTAAATATGTTGGAgaacaatatatatgaaacTTGTGGCATAAATTCTTCACATCATCTAATGATAGCGTATCTTTGTCTTCGTCCTCTTTTTTGGCAGAGACGTTTGCCTGCCAATGAATATTTGCAAACTGCTCATTACTTGGCACAGATATACTTTCCATCAGCTCCTGTCTCTGCCTCACTAGACCCTTTACAATCATGTAAAACTTAGTGCATTCCTTTACTGTCCGAGCAATCAAATGCAACGTTTTCAGCttatttggaaaatctAAGTAGATTATTGTTATCCATCTTTCTGCGAACGAGTCTGAAATACCATAACCCTCTCGATAATTGGCTGCCGATTCTCCTACACGAATATCCTGTATCATATCCAACTCTAAgcttttcttgtttttccaCACAATAAACCCATCCTTGATGACAAACTTGTATTGCactctttttttccttGAAACTTTCGTTAGATCCATTTCTATTATTGAACCCATGGGAAACAACCGATTTGGGCTTGTCGGAACTAATGCATCCTCATTTGCAGTATCACAAGCACTGCTGTCTTTATTTGACCGATATGATTGCGCATAGGTCAACGGTCCTACATCGCCCTCCCGCTTATAATTTACCTTGACTCCTGAAACAAGAGCCATAGTCTTTCTTATTATACCTTTAACGCCACTCGAAATCGGTTCATATGATGAACTCTCGTAACTGGAAACTGAGGTGATGTGATGTTGGTCCTCCATATGCGAAAGAACCCCTACTGGAGTTCTACTTTTCCGCACAAATACATTCGAGCGTTGCTCATCATCCATATTTTGCCCTCTTATATCTAAAAGAGGCAAGTCTTCCACCTTCATCCTAGCTCTCGTACTCTCTTGCTCGATCCATAATCCGATTTACtataaatattaaaatcaaatattGTTTTAATCCAATAAGTGGTCATTAAATACGTTGCATCTTAGTGGAATGAAAAAGATCGGAAAGTGGTGTGGGTGCcttcaatttgaaatatccatGATCATAAGTGGCTTTATTAGAGAATTGGAGGTGTGTTAGAGATGCTAAATTATGTGTATTTGTGACATTAATATTGGTGTATATCATAGGGATCCTTGAATTCCTACTCGCgtaatatttgaatttttcTTGCTCAACCTGTTCTATATAGTTTTCATTTTTGGGTCCGAGATTTTCACCATTATAAGATGGGCCAATTGCTGAAGTAGAAGTTGAGAGGTTGGTTTGGGGGAGAAACGTTGTGGGCTTAAACTTGGTATCCCCATGAAAGTCAACAGTTGATGGTGAAGTAGTATTTGAGTTTTcaactgttgttgctgagTGCTGAGTAGTCGTGGCAATCGATTCCTCACTTTGTGCATATTCTTGATCTACTTCCAGAACACTCCTTGAAGGACTCTGTAATATCTCTGCAATGTCGATCAGAAGTTGCGTATCGATGACGGGTGTAATGGAGGGGCCATTCGCAGACGTCGATCTAGGGCGTACTTTTCTAGGAGATAATGTTCTCTTTTTCCCGTCTTGGGTCTGCTCATCTTTTATTCTAAAGTCATCGGTGGGAACACTAGAGTGGATTGAAGGTATGATTTTGGCGGATTCTAATTCAATGGAATCTTTTCTATTGGTGGAAGTCATAGTACTTTCATTGTCCTTGGGTGCAGGATTCTTAGATTCCAAATTTTGGGTTTTCGATTGTAACTCTTGAGCTTGAGATGATTTCCTCTTGTGGACAGTATTGAAAACGCtcttttcatcatcatctgaagATGTCAATATCGGttttatattcattttctttaataatagAGCGCCAACACTTCTTCTCTTGGATCTATCAAAATGCAAAGTTTTGTGCGTTCCATCACTATTGTCTTCGGATATACTCATATCGCTCATTCGCTTTGTAAGTACCTCAATCGGATCACTGTCAGATTTCTTGGGAAGAATTGGGTCGACCTTATCTTTCAAAGCTAGCCACTTGTCGGCTAGATCATTTGTAACCTCTGCGACTGTGGAGTTTAGTATTGATGCATCAATAGCTTGGTAAATTACATCAAATGTCTTCGAGATAGTTTCGCTCTTTTGTGCCACTTGTTGAAGGATGATATCCCTCGTATCAACTGAGATACTAGTGTTGGACAAATCATCGAGCAGGTCAGTAACATCTGTAATAATTGATAACAATTCAGCATTCAGATTTTTGAACAGCACATCCCAACGCTTGTCAATAATATTCGCTTTAAGATTCATTAACTGAGCATAAAAGTAGTCGTATTTTTCTAATatgttattatatttatgatTCAATAACCGCATTAGGTAATCCAAGTTTATAATATCCCTATTTTTAAACACCTCTATTCGACCTTTTAATATTTCCTTTAAAGATGTTTCTATGGGTTCAATAGTATCATATAATCTGCAGTAATCTTCATAAATCTGCCTTTCCAATTCAGAAAATGTGGGCATCTGAATACGTTGGTTGTTAGACGACAGGGAGATCAAAGGGATTAACTGGTCTAAAGTAAAACATGGAGGGTGTCTTACTGGTGATGCAAAACattctttttgaagatcGAGACATTTTCTCAAGTTAGATTCGATTTCCTCCGTTAAAGAGTTCATATGA encodes:
- the PLC1 gene encoding phosphatidylinositol phospholipase C (similar to Ashbya gossypii ACR024W), whose amino-acid sequence is MKVEDLPLLDIRGQNMDDEQRSNVFVRKSRTPVGVLSHMEDQHHITSVSSYESSSYEPISSGVKGIIRKTMALVSGVKVNYKREGDVGPLTYAQSYRSNKDSSACDTANEDALVPTSPNRLFPMGSIIEMDLTKVSRKKRVQYKFVIKDGFIVWKNKKSLELDMIQDIRVGESAANYREGYGISDSFAERWITIIYLDFPNKLKTLHLIARTVKECTKFYMIVKGLVRQRQELMESISVPSNEQFANIHWQANVSAKKEDEDKDTLSLDDVKNLCHKFHIYCSPTYLERFFKLADINRNGLLNLKEFQLFIKLLTRRNDITEIWRDISKPGSVLDFEKFYNFLIDIQGESISRHLTEKIFEKYSIDGIMDEDLLLKFLSSQRYLKEVKEDYTRPLNEYFISSSHNTYILGNQVGGMASVEGYIQALQKGCRSLEIDIWDGDDGPVVCHGKLTSSIPLRNVIEVIRKYAFITSPYPLVLSLEIHCRSEGQFLIARLFEELLGSLLYMGNSFGALPSPMELKHKILLKSKKPKWNLDTVTSDSPSHSASSKSSCESEYDTSFSSSPYWKRRQPIPGISFTKKKVCVIDAILKLSAVHGIQFRNFSLPESKTPTHCFSLSERKFDNLCKDENQRLAIDKHNRRHLMRTYPHALRYKSSNFDPIKCWKVGVQMVATNWQTYDLGQQVNQAMFGSFDHKEFPWHPGYVRKPDYLLKQVSKTKDLLKIYESATSKISITIDIISAQLLPKLKSINKDTGITFAPFVVTDIIGDGLIGSIKVNQNGHTATFTQGLTKPCKDVGFNPVWKTTITAVLQNTSFNFIRFTVKNGDLNLGTCCIRLNYLKKGYRNIPLYSMTGEKFIFSTLFIKYNYSITEPNI
- a CDS encoding uncharacterized protein (similar to Ashbya gossypii ACR027C), translating into MTSNRKLRVGVDVGGTNSDLVVVDPYRLHEPDRGILAWHKSVTTEDISEGIEKAMRTVLDTPLNDIKKEDIVSLTIGTTHFINAVIERDTSRLEKVAVLRLCGPYAESLPPFGDFPDDLEEIINGYIANVDGGSQVDGADIRPLDEEGIRRHCMEIKKLGIHAVAVVATFSNLNNTHELRAEKIIKEEIPGIEVVLSHTISSIGFVERENAAILNASIRRFGRKIISSFVRATRKIGLNCSVLLSQNDGTVLSAKDALEATIRTFCSGATNSMKGAAILCSGDPEVRNHDVIVCDIGGTTTDVGQLLSSGFPRESATYSYVGGVKMNFSMPHVLSVGLGGGSIVRYDNNSVTVGPDSTGADIVTDSILFGGNVTTASDLAVACIVDSDGVEALGNSYNMGDPLAVQNRFDSKSKKLFQDLISQKLELAIDRMKTSPDPIPVIFVGGGSYLAPPVIKGASKVIRPPFYQVANAIGAALAAISADSHEVKILKDEVSEKEQAINNLLDKAKSTAISKGALPESIRVANVVFEAVPYVDNFYSLQVKVVGEVDYSRTLDFTHTAVDISEDSVIPKIPRNAKVSRVETRSFDYASYRPNVHNGEWILSEPDIIFISIGSYILGCGGGGDPNSEAIELKRIIKNGGIIKVLTLDEFDKRTNGQGRAINVGYCGSPVISGERLHANEILEAVKLIERWEARKTDAVFMFEIGGCNGLSALWTAYKRQLPCIDLDLMGRAYPTQWQSLPSVYNNLKGYPFLALADGNGMSLMLTDAIDDVQMENLVRDAMNNNGVQCALVGPSMGIQQMRAETVANPLSLAWRIGRAVKIANLNSDTDNLPSYIIEAAGGALSAKCLFRGKIISFERKLERGYGYGVVVLETLDDEKSKFRIPFKNENIVVYKVEKDGTEIPICSVPDLITLIDQDGSAVGTQDYRYGLLVWVMAFAPSDKWQTPKGIELGGPLGFGKAFEHIKYNPIGEHVPIRTVADEFNQTHT
- the DIM1 gene encoding putative dimethyladenosine transferase (similar to Ashbya gossypii ACR026W), whose amino-acid sequence is MGKASKKSYSGTSNGKEVAAEKHLNAVFKFNTDLGQHILKNPLVAQGIVDKAQIKPSDIVLEVGPGTGNLTTRILEKARKVVAVEFDPRMAAELTKRVHGTAAEKKLEIILGDFTKTELPYFDVCISNTPYQISSPLVFKLINQPRPPRVSILMFQREFAMRLLARPGDSLYCRLSANVQMWANVMHIMKVGKNNFRPPPQVESSVVRIEIKNPRPQVDFNEWDGLLRIVFVRKNRTIAAGFKSTTVLEILEKNYKAFLASTNDVIADDTKGSMADAVRQKITTVLEQTGLGEKRAGKCDQTDFLKLLYAFHQVGIHFS
- the ACM1 gene encoding Acm1p (similar to Ashbya gossypii ACR025W), which codes for MIDQSPIKKRSVLTQKNINAKSSVRKEKVSSSQGSPKQTGHELEAQRRSPIKESSGSPLKTVNQFTFHKETPEERTLVLMNQVLIAKERIQDENDAESVKENLEQDISPKRSTKAIRKKHRHALGDLSIDEYAGYIQYKGSMKKKQLTLHIGHPTKLPSFVTPPRNYVLKQYFSTNTLKRSKGRKTRSQTTEDICEDKKAVRKLEFAIHEDRNKLQQVTKTTKLEYPVNQL
- a CDS encoding Zn(II)2Cys6 transcription factor (similar to Ashbya gossypii ACR028C), translated to MRPSYISQNTETVLKKRKSPYSRKGCLQCKKSHTKCDETKPQCLKCIKRNIDCTYKVSFVFQKVEAPSVVESSPTSNTLIGETDAPPSSTPFAVLPHQNAHVYTPMDTVNTEKINESLMHLSPIEQNLDLRDFIYVSPTDLTFLNLLTFDTQANKRPASFVSGTPLINLFQLSWRNSSWIELYDTLKTYDPIQILCNNRTPVDATSISLDNPQLLNFVWTMTRVTLGCGNFIIFPQERFDRLVELYLNLAEKHPVVEQAIMYDVALLMKDIYFKNDFKDYSHIWDRYVRMPSLKPCLDTLQHRINKTTEFSELVALAFTVVLLFAANSTYRNAEWRTHLKGSWHMLQSAVEFIPTHTITFSDQNCIDLYELLKDWFCHAEILACITSDNGGSIMTTSELHNLLSNAPYSRHNVLGGNYDLIRGYLTALFPIFTRITLKLLDLKSRGVLLHGTNIVRFLLVDRNEEIALELREFGLSLLHELQMSKINDQELREVVSDVSDLRLQFSMKNSAKVYYMALELYLKVFFVRIPLNSIELVDSLEQVLETLYAMPYYTTTSVACHWGIYLSGLVSALIGQKNIHTHFIDILSKLASNGMIVAANSITRLTYISRALDTNNYKALVNPSHDYIVY